Proteins from a genomic interval of Saccopteryx leptura isolate mSacLep1 chromosome 13, mSacLep1_pri_phased_curated, whole genome shotgun sequence:
- the LOC136384552 gene encoding calcium homeostasis modulator protein 1-like has translation MDKFRMVFQFLQSNQESFMNGICGLMALASAQIYSAFDFNCPCLPGYNAAYSAGILLVPPLVLFLLGLVLNNNVSMLAEEWKRPPGRRAKDPAVLRYMFCSMAQRALIAPVVWVAVTLLDGKCFLCAFCTAVPVAVLGNGSLVPGLPPSELARLLAQVPCPGIYDGDWLLAREVAVRYLRCISQALGWSFVLLTTLLAFVVRSVRPCFTQAAFLKSKYWSHYIDIERKLFDETCTDHAKAFAKVCIQQFFEAMNHDLELGHTHGALAKAPVSSTALTTTDSAKEEREKLRGITNQRTMNKLLMSWHKCKPPLRLGQEEPLTGNGWAGDRPRPPRKEVATYFSKV, from the exons ATGGACAAGTTTCGGATGGTCTTCCAGTTCCTGCAGTCTAACCAGGAGTCCTTCATGAACGGCATCTGTGgcctcatggccctggccagcgcCCAGATATACTCGGCCTTCGATTTCAACTGTCCCTGTCTGCCCGGCTACAACGCAGCCTACAGTGCTGGCATCCTGCTGGTGCCGCCCCTGGTGCTCTTTCTGCTCGGCCTGGTCCTGAACAACAACGTGTCCATGCTGGCTGAGGAGTGGAAGCGGCCGCCGGGCCGCCGGGCCAAGGACCCCGCCGTGCTGCGCTACATGTTCTGCTCCATGGCCCAGCGTGCCCTCATTGCGCCCGTCGTCTGGGTGGCTGTCACGCTGCTCGATGGCAAGTGCTTCCTCTGTGCTTTCTGCACTGCCGTGCCCGTGGCTGTACTGGGTAATGGCAGCCTGGTGCCCGGCCTGCCCCCGTCCGAGCTTGCCCGCCTGCTGGCCcaggtgccctgcccagggatctaCGATGGCGACTGGCTGCTGGCCCGTGAGGTGGCCGTGCGCTACCTGCGCTGCATCTCCCAG GCCCTGGGCTGGTCCTTCGTGCTGCTGACCACACTGCTGGCATTTGTGGTGCGCTCTGTGCGGCCCTGCTTCACGCAGGCCGCCTTCCTCAAAAGCAAGTACTGGTCCCACTATATTGACATCGAGCGCAAGCTCTTCGATGAGACATGCACGGATCACGCCAAGGCCTTCGCCAAAGTCTGTATCCAGCAGTTCTTTGAGGCCATGAACCATGACCTGGAGCTGGGTCACACACACGGGGCACTGGCCAAGGCCCCTGTTAGCTCAACTGCCCTGACTACCACAGACAGTgccaaggaggagagggagaagcttCGAGGCATCACCAATCAACGTACCATGAACAAGTTGCTCATGAGCTGGCACAAATGCAAGCCTCCTCTGCGGCTGGGCCAGGAGGAGCCACTGACGGGCAATGGCTGGGCTGGGGACCGGCCCCGGCCTCCACGCAAGGAGGTGGCCACCTACTTCAGCAAAGTGTGA